One Spinacia oleracea cultivar Varoflay chromosome 4, BTI_SOV_V1, whole genome shotgun sequence DNA segment encodes these proteins:
- the LOC110804371 gene encoding protein SOB FIVE-LIKE 5: MCTLSFNSSSILSPLFSSPISSFPPPLLPYCHFSFIPLHNDNKQIKITIIYIKDLKMMNVVLAASSECSSGCESGWTLYLEHSSSHFSTGAGKKTGKNYSNNNSKHPYQQGKKSASLFCNDDQDQDQDQDQDEDEEEDLSMVSDASSGPPHFDHDIDEDEDEDEVFCYGGTKKQSVNNNNQQYFKAQDFGLDDTASSPFFTSNNKMNNGENRTSSLKRMVDYSSQGFSTTHFHQGESTNLEEHYGLVHAPFSTNQYQQNQWS, translated from the exons ATGTGCACCCTCTCTTTCAATTCTTCttccattctctctcctcttttctcaTCTCCTATATCTTCATTCCCCCCCCCTCTTCTTCCCTATTGCCACTTCTCATTCATTCCTCTACACAACGACAACAAACAAATTAAGATAACAATTATATATATTAAAGATTTAAAGATGATGAATGTAGTTTTAGCTGCTTCTTCAGAATGTAGTAGCGGCTGTGAGTCTGGCTGGACTCTTTACTTGGAACATTCTAGTAGTCATTTTTCCACTGGTGCTGGTAAAAAGACGGGTAAAAACTATAGTAATAACAATAGTAAACACCCTTATCAACAAGGTAAAAAAAGTGCTAGTCTTTTTTGTAATGACGATCAAGATCAAGATCAAGATCAAGatcaagatgaagatgaagaagaagatttATCAATGGTTTCTGATGCGTCTTCTGGTCCACCACATTTTGATCATGAtattgatgaagatgaagatgaagatgaggtTTTTTGTTATGGTGGAACAAAAAAACAAAGcgtcaataataataatcaacAATATTTTAAGGCGCAGGATTTTGGTCTTGATGATACTGCTAGCTCTCCTTTTTTCACTTCCAATAATAAG ATGAATAATGGGGAAAACAGAACTTCTTCATTGAAAAGGATGGTGGATTATTCTTCACAAGGGTTTTCTACAACTCATTTTCATcag gGGGAATCTACTAATTTAGAGGAACATTATGGTTTAGTTCATGCCCCTTTCTCAACAAACCAATATCAACAAAACCA GTGGTCCTAG
- the LOC110804798 gene encoding 2-oxoglutarate-dependent dioxygenase 11 isoform X1 — MDETTTTTQSSFHEATIVSQDGSVRTLKVPVVQELARHGIKDVPKMFLRPPLDTLNTCFTENFPSISMAKLRANDVEAKENELRKLGQGFGEFGMVLVSDHGIPLSLLSCVKKVIKGFFGLSFEGKKRSVGTYDTVDNMGYGRNFVKPDDKPLDWIDRLTMKVSPKESTHGLNVWPQNPTNFREVIESYAEKATELVDDILEALAEALSLDEKAFVKYFDPKSREINARINYYPPCPKPKLTMGLSPHTDATILTLLMQFDISGGLQVMHKDKNIWFSVPWPNDALLVNVGDLLEIMSNGKVQSSWHRAVTQVDLERFSLALFFNPPLSMEIEPIKSDDSSDYEYKKVVVGDYLQHLYKVSPTLSKVAIKYAMV, encoded by the exons ATGGatgaaaccaccaccaccacccaatCCTCTTTCCATGAAGCCACCATTGTTAGCCAAGATGGCTCGGTTCGAACCCTTAAGGTTCCCGTGGTTCAAGAACTCGCACGTCATGGCATCAAAGACGTACCAAAAATGTTCCTTAGACCACCATTAGACACCCTAAACACTTGTTTTACAGAGAATTTTCCATCCATTAGTATGGCTAAATTACGCGCTAATGATGTGGAGGCGAAAGAAAATGAGCTAAGAAAATTGGGTCAAGGTTTTGGAGAATTTGGAATGGTATTGGTAAGTGACCATGGCATACCACTTTCTTTGTTATCTTGTGTTAAGAAAGTGATTAAGGGTTTTTTTGGTCTGTCTTTTGAGGGAAAGAAAAGGTCTGTTGGGACATATGATACTGTAGATAACATGGGTTATGGAAGAAATTTTGTTAAACCAGATGATAAACCTCTTGATTGGATTGATCGTTTGACTATGAAGGTTTCTCCAAAAGAATCAACTCATGGCTTGAATGTTTGGCCACAAAACCCTACAAATTTTAG GGAAGTTATTGAAAGCTATGCAGAGAAGGCAACAGAATTGGTCGATGACATACTTGAGGCATTAGCTGAAGCATTATCTCTAGATGAAAAGGCCTTTGTCAAATATTTTGACCCAAAAAGTAGAGAGATTAATGCAAGAATAAACTATTATCCACCATGTCCAAAGCCCAAATTAACAATGGGCTTAAGCCCACATACAGATGCTACTATCCTCACTCTTTTAATGCAATTTGATATCTCTGGTGGTCTACAAGTTATGCACAAAGACAAGAACATTTGGTTTAGTGTTCCTTGGCCTAATGATGCATTATTAGTCAATGTTGGAGATTTACTTGAGATAATGAGCAATGGTAAAGTTCAAAGTTCTTGGCATAGGGCTGTCACACAAGTTGATTTAGAGAGATTTTCTTTGGCTTTGTTCTTTAATCCACCGTTATCGATGGAAATCGAGCCTATTAAGAGTGATGATTCGAGTGATTACGAGTATAAGAAGGTGGTTGTGGGTGATTACTTACAACATCTTTATAAGGTAAGTCCAACATTGTCTAAAGTAGCTATCAAATATGCAATGGTCTAA
- the LOC110804771 gene encoding uncharacterized protein isoform X2 encodes MMQLQNTKLLYPPRFFSFFNRQWIKPAIFTLRAFSVASDHSNQSRGGLPRFFSETLPSSKGGVVRVQGDEVWHMTKVLRLNVKDRIELFNGKGGLVEGSIERVDRTGIDFVATKDRIVVHPHEPQWDVYAAFGTLKGGRADWLVEKCTELGASSVTPLLTGRSPSISENRVDRLQRVIVAATKQCQRLHEMVLNPPMDVGSILPIVAQSKLCFVAAAEATPIISTLTSSTKESRGSLIIGPEGGTGSIRVQRA; translated from the exons ATGATGCAGTTGCAGAATACGAAACTACTGTACCCACCTCGTTTCTTCTCCTTCTTCAACCGTCAATGGATAAAACCCGCCATTTTTACACTCCGAGCTTTCTCCGTTGCTTCCGACCACTCCAACCAGTCTCGCGGCGGTCTCCCTCGCTTCTTCTCCGAAACCCTTCCTTCTTCCAAg GGTGGTGTTGTACGTGTTCAAGGAGATGAAGTTTGGCATATGACTAAAGTTCTCAGATTGAACGTAAAAGATAG GATAGAACTCTTCAATGGTAAAGGCGGTTTGGTAGAGGGTTCTATAGAGAGAGTTGATCGCAcgggaattgattttgttgcCACTAAGGATCGAATAGTAGTACATCCTCATGAACCACAATGGGATGTATATGCAGCGTTTG GTACATTGAAGGGTGGCAGGGCTGACTGGCTTGTAGAGAAGTGCACA GAGCTGGGAGCCAGTAGTGTAACCCCACTTTTGACAGGACGTTCTCCTTCAATATCAGAAAATCGGGTTGACAGGTTGCAGAGAGTTATTGTAGCTGCAACCAAACAAT GTCAAAGATTGCATGAAATGGTCCTTAATCCCCCAATGGATGTTGGCAGCATTTTACCTATT GTTGCACAGTCAAAATTATGTTTTGTTGCTGCAGCAGAAGCTACTCCTATCATCAGTACATTGACATCATCAACAAAAGAATCCAGGGGTTCGCTTATAATTGGACCAGAAGGGG
- the LOC110804798 gene encoding flavanone 3-dioxygenase 2 isoform X2, whose translation MDETTTTTQSSFHEATIVSQDGSVRTLKVPVVQELARHGIKDVPKMFLRPPLDTLNTCFTENFPSISMAKLRANDVEAKENELRKLGQGFGEFGMVLVSPKESTHGLNVWPQNPTNFREVIESYAEKATELVDDILEALAEALSLDEKAFVKYFDPKSREINARINYYPPCPKPKLTMGLSPHTDATILTLLMQFDISGGLQVMHKDKNIWFSVPWPNDALLVNVGDLLEIMSNGKVQSSWHRAVTQVDLERFSLALFFNPPLSMEIEPIKSDDSSDYEYKKVVVGDYLQHLYKVSPTLSKVAIKYAMV comes from the exons ATGGatgaaaccaccaccaccacccaatCCTCTTTCCATGAAGCCACCATTGTTAGCCAAGATGGCTCGGTTCGAACCCTTAAGGTTCCCGTGGTTCAAGAACTCGCACGTCATGGCATCAAAGACGTACCAAAAATGTTCCTTAGACCACCATTAGACACCCTAAACACTTGTTTTACAGAGAATTTTCCATCCATTAGTATGGCTAAATTACGCGCTAATGATGTGGAGGCGAAAGAAAATGAGCTAAGAAAATTGGGTCAAGGTTTTGGAGAATTTGGAATGGTATTG GTTTCTCCAAAAGAATCAACTCATGGCTTGAATGTTTGGCCACAAAACCCTACAAATTTTAG GGAAGTTATTGAAAGCTATGCAGAGAAGGCAACAGAATTGGTCGATGACATACTTGAGGCATTAGCTGAAGCATTATCTCTAGATGAAAAGGCCTTTGTCAAATATTTTGACCCAAAAAGTAGAGAGATTAATGCAAGAATAAACTATTATCCACCATGTCCAAAGCCCAAATTAACAATGGGCTTAAGCCCACATACAGATGCTACTATCCTCACTCTTTTAATGCAATTTGATATCTCTGGTGGTCTACAAGTTATGCACAAAGACAAGAACATTTGGTTTAGTGTTCCTTGGCCTAATGATGCATTATTAGTCAATGTTGGAGATTTACTTGAGATAATGAGCAATGGTAAAGTTCAAAGTTCTTGGCATAGGGCTGTCACACAAGTTGATTTAGAGAGATTTTCTTTGGCTTTGTTCTTTAATCCACCGTTATCGATGGAAATCGAGCCTATTAAGAGTGATGATTCGAGTGATTACGAGTATAAGAAGGTGGTTGTGGGTGATTACTTACAACATCTTTATAAGGTAAGTCCAACATTGTCTAAAGTAGCTATCAAATATGCAATGGTCTAA